From Molothrus ater isolate BHLD 08-10-18 breed brown headed cowbird chromosome 8, BPBGC_Mater_1.1, whole genome shotgun sequence, a single genomic window includes:
- the PPRC1 gene encoding peroxisome proliferator-activated receptor gamma coactivator-related protein 1, protein MQNYLDSSVISIIEDLSLSEQSKACLDAQNELSLLTAITEILDSTDDETLSPFDTIMDAELLTSPRERENTSFQKFLTLSRPLLECESPTLEQPKALRPLSSSSSVSVVGKTDTDVAWDRATHGLEDPVLPKKQVCSTPRVERKVSWHRAREQPLPQRSDGEEEEEEAALSLELDRSMEAVNFCVSEAGAVLEEHEDPCIINTGDVSLSELVKSMHPYCLPTFTVCLDPDTEPVAKELLSSPVLLEIVPGEGESVEIPVVLQPLTPNSADLEPQLLGVEETTGESIPEDRGKLPGAPTQENRLEEEKEEKLPGKEPSRTTPEATSPLETAAPGASGPNKSSCHSTEAPAGGKRECSEKGRGRERARKSRKKKAEEDQSKQARPGRDCVAHRLRSAGSGQPHAQPAVSRQRAECPSVQVSDFLAQQLERARKEGQMELHAERAPRPRGRPQSTAGALLPKKVKQELQKEPAPETVNVALEKNKTLMSLEKTAPSVEGQPAAACPSPTDQAEGQGDVQPSAGQSSGVSEAASQLPEQGVGLEPAQRVPAAEPSEGLPKEAKPKALSLREYRIRMLHRQPSAGGSQEGKKQVASKWPSVPEPPTELAEIPCLVSPMRSATEADIAQKGPDKPTSPAAVPSPASKGPTALTSAPAPATAPPPPSAPMPFVAPNVPPAAGVAPTGMPPASAGAYALYPPVPSWPCFSPQPMGCHGLPPPPSASSSSAFHVVPGLPPPAMAWPPPPLPPPPPFGPGGPYAPVGWAPPSYWPGIPVPPPVPSLAYRDPGAAVQATTAFPAGSHPGTGPLHGQSPAAPMLSCPEPPAFPAQSPAAPSSEMGPAGGPARPAAGRVSDPRRQARLAGESSLLKAPLAPAPAQPLPAPSAATAQPSRVPPAVPVPQAVPTQPPEESQAATPNQLPKVPPAAVCLPAEVSPAPVGESPGTHATEKAVEPGKEAAEKAPLEPKAAAGQEVPGQKSTSQAVAPPRKAGRESSLPTKAPTVRPWRHQPLLSSAQPRDSSKDIVQAFISEIGIEATDLSSLLEQFEKSEAKKEETPVQPPEERQLTGSSGPETQQEAPTQQDRKPPDGLQASELANVAGLTPPATPPHQLWKPLPAVSLLAKTKSPGSMPQEGPQKSTKLMKAKPLLPNKIQVKSMVPAPASTAPSHVCSGDHDYCILGAPQPESSNSPGTQPPAEGGSRWNVKHHWDITIKPISSLTKRTLDQPEPTPPAPDTAMGHSPEPLGMACPAPLDYRTTIPNKATTGCSSPPTSVLLSPAASPCREQEVRTPSAQPSHAAAKRSLRCYRRPQDSPSPSTDSWRAGRSRASRSFSSSSDGASESSSSSSSSSSRSRSRSLSPPPKRWRRYRSRCSHSSHSSCRSSCGSCGRSRDRSSSSSSTSSYSSRSTSRSQSRSPSPRGRSSRWRRYSYDAQDHYQRQRILQKERAIEERRVVFIGKIPSRMTRSELRHRFSVFGDIEECTLHFRSEGDNYGFVTYRYAEEAFAAIESGHKLRRPDEQPFDLCFGGRRQFCRRNYADLDSNREDFDPAPVKSKFDSLDFDTLLRQAQRSLRR, encoded by the exons ATGCAGAACTATCTTGACTCCTCTGTGATCTCCATCATTGAGGATCTTTCTCTGAGTGAG CAGAGCAAGGCCTGCCTGGATGCACAGAACGAGCTGTCCCTGCTGACTGCCATCACAGAGATCCTGGACAGCACAGATGATGAGACCTTGTCCCCCTTTGACACCATCAtggatgcagagctgctgaccTCACCTCGTGAGCGGGAGAATACCTCG TTTCAGAAGTTTCTCACCTTATCCCGCCCATTGCTGGAGTGTGAGAGCCCTACCCTGGAGCAGCCTAAGGCTCTCAggcctctcagcagcagcagcagtgtctcTGTGGTTGGGAAG ACTGACACAGATGTGGCCTGGGACCGTGCTACTCATGGCCTCGAGGACCCAGTGCTGCCAAAGAAGCAAGTCTGCAGTACCCCGAGAGTGGAGAGGAAGGTGAGCTGGCACCGAGCCcgagagcagcccctgccacagCGCAGTGatggggaggaagaagaggaagaggctGCCTTGAGCCTGGAGCTAGACAGAAGCATGGAAGCTGTGAATTTCTGTGTGAGCGaggcaggggcagtgctggaggagcatGAAGACCCCTGTATCATCAACACAGGTGATGTATCCCTGAGTGAGCTGGTGAAGTCCATGCACCCCTACTGCCTGCCCACCTTCACTGTGTGCCTGGACCCTGACACAGAGCCTGTGGCCAAGGAGCTTCTGAGCAGTCCTGTCTTGCTGGAAATTGtgcctggagagggagagagtgTGGAGATCCCTGTAGTTCTGCAGCCCTTGACTCCCAACTCCGCTGACCTGGAGCCCCAACTCCTGGGAGTAGAGGAGACTACCGGTGAGTCAATCCCAGAAGATCGTGGGAAGCTGCCAGGAGCTCCAACCCAGGAAAATAGGttggaagaggagaaggaggaaaaactgCCTGGGAAGGAGCCTTCACGCACTACCCCAGAGGCCACCTCCCCACTGGAGACAGCAGCACCTGGTGCCTCAGGTCCCAACAAGagctcctgccacagcacagaagCCCCAGCAGGTGGAAAACGTGAATGCTCTGAGAAGGGGCGGGGCCGTGAGAGAGCAAGGAAGAGTcggaaaaagaaagcagaggaggaCCAAAGCAAGCAGGCCAGGCCTGGCAGGGACTGTGTAGCCCACCGGCTCCGTTCCGCTGGCTCTGGACAGCCCCATGCCCAGCCAGCCGTCAGCAGGCAGCGGGCAGAGTGTCCCTCTGTTCAGGTCTCAGActtcctggcacagcagctggagcGAGCCCGGAAGGAGGGGCAGATGGAGCTGCATGCTGAGCGGGCACCTCGGCCCCGGGGCAGgcctcagagcacagctggggccTTGCTGCCCAAGAAGgtgaagcaggagctgcagaaggagccGGCACCAGAAACCGTGAATGTGGCCCTGGAGAAGAACAAGACTCTGATGTCCCTGGAGAAGACTGCACCAAGCGTGGaggggcagccagcagctgcatgTCCCAGCCCGACAGACCAGGCTGAGGGCCAGGGAGATGTGCAGCCATCTGCCGGACAGAGCAGTGGGGTCTCGGAGGCTGCCTCTCAGCTCCCAGAGCAAGGTGTTGGGCTGGAGCCTGCCCAgagggtgccagcagcagagccaagtGAGGGCCTGCCTAAGGAAGCCAAACCCAAGGCCCTGAGCCTGCGTGAGTACCGCATCCGCATGCTGCACCGTCAGCCCAGCGCGGGTGGCAGCCAGGAAGGCAAGAAGCAAGTGGCCAGCAAGTGGCCCAGTGTCCCCGAGCCTCCGACAGAGCTGGCGGAGATCCCCTGCCTGGTGTCACCCATGCGCTCCGCCACAGAGGCAGACATTGCTCAGAAGGGACCAGACAAacccaccagccctgctgctgtcccttctCCTGCCAGCAAAGGTCCCACCGCTCTGACTtcagccccagcacctgccaCAGCTCCACCACCGCCATCAGCACCAATGCCTTTTGTCGCACCAAACGtgcccccagctgctggggtggctCCCACTGGGATGCCGCCAGCCTCTGCCGGTGCTTATGCCCTTTACCCACCAGTGCCTTCCTGGCCCTGCTTCAGCCCGCAGCCCATGGGCTGCCATGGTTTGCCCCCAccacccagtgccagctcctccagtgcTTTTCACGTGGTGCCTGGCCTCCCGCCTCCAGCCATGGCCTGGCCCCCTCCACCTTTGCCACCCCCGCCTCCATTTGGCCCAGGTGGCCCCTATGCCCCAGTTGGGTGGGCACCACCATCCTACTGGCCTGGAATCCCCGTGCCACCTCCGGTGCCTTCCCTTGCGTACAGGGACCCTGGAGCAGCCGTGCAGGCCACCACTGccttcccagctggcagccaccCTGGCACAGGCCCTCTGCATGGGCAGTCTCCTGCTGCCCCTATGCtcagctgcccagagccaccagccTTCCCTGCCCAGTCACCTGCTGCCCCGAGCAGCGAGATGGGGCCTGCAGGTGGCCCGGCCAGGCCGGCGGCTGGCAGGGTGTCAGATCCCAGGAGGCAGGCACGGCTGGCAGGAGAGAGCTCCCTCCTCAAGGCCCCTctggccccagccccagcccagcccctgccagccccctcagctgccactgcccagcccagcagggtccctcctgcagtgccagtcccccaggctgtccccacccAGCCTCCGGAGGAGTCCCAAGCTGCAACTCCCAACCAGCTCCCAAAGGTCCCCCCAGCTGCCGTCTGCTTGCCAGCAGAGGTGTCTCCTGCCCCTGTTGGGGAGTCCCCTGGCACCCATGCCACAGAGAAGGCTGTagagccagggaaggaggcagcGGAGAAAGCCCCGTTGGAGCCCAAGGCAGCTGCCGGGCAGGAGGTGCCTGGCCAAAAATCCACCTCCCAGGCTGTGGCACCACCACGGAAAGCAGGTCGAGAGAGCAGCCTTCCCACCAAGGCACCCACTGTGCGGCCATGGAGGCACCAGCCActcctcagctcagcccagcccagagacagcagcaagGACATTGTGCAAGCCTTCATCAGCGAGATCG GGATTGAAGCCACCGACCTGTCCAGCCTGCTGGAGCAGTTTGAGAAGTCTGAAG CCAAGAAGGAGGAAACTCCTGTACAGCCCCCTGAGGAAAGGCAGCTgacagggagctctgg ACCTGAGACCCAGCAGGAAGCACCaacccagcaggacaggaagCCCCCAGATGGGCTGCAGGCCTCTGAGCTGGCCAATGTGGCAG GCCTCACGCCCCCAGCGACACCTCCTCACCAGCTCTGGAAGCCTTTGCCTGCTGTCTCACTGCTGGCCAAGACCAAGTCACCTGGGTCCATGCCCCAGGAAGGGCCCCAGAAGTCAACCAAGCTAATGAAAGCCAAGCCACTGCTCCCAAACAAGATCCAGGTGAAGAGCAtggtgccagcccctgccagcacagcccccagccatGTCTGCTCGGGAGACCACGACTACTGCATCCTGGGTGCACCGCAGCCCGAGAGCAGCAATAGCCCTGGCACGCAGCCCCCTGCCGAAGGTGGCTCCCGCTGGAATGTCAAACACCACTGGGACATCACTATCAAACCCATCTCCTCCTTAACCAAACGGACGCTGGACCAACCTGAGCCCACCCCACCAGCCCCCGACACCGCCATGGGGCACAGCCCGGAGCCCCTGGGGATggcctgcccagctcccctggaTTATCGGACTACCATCCCCAACAAGGCCACCACTGGGTGCAGCAGTCCCCCCACCTCAGTGCTCCTGTCTCCAGCTGCATCCCCCTGCCGGGAGCAGGAGGTGCGGactcccagtgcccagcccagccatgctGCTGCCAAGAGGTCCCTGCGCTGCTACCGGAGACCCCAGGACTCACCCAGCCCCTCTACCGACAGCTGGAGGGCTGGCCGGAGCCGTGCCAGCCGTTCTTTCAGCTCCAGTTCGGATGGAGCTAGCGAGtcctcatcttcatcttcatcctcGTCCTCCCGGTCCCGGTCACGGTCGCTCTCCCCACCTCCCAAGCGGTGGCGAAG GTACCGCTCAAGAtgttcccacagctcccacagtTCCTGTCGCTCCAGCTGTGGGTCATGTGGCAGGTCCCGGGACAGgtcctcatcctcatcatcaaCATCCTCCTACTCATCCAGGTCCACATCCCGCAGCCAGTCCCGCTCCCCCTCGCCCCGTGGGAGGAGTAGCAGGTGGAGAAG ATACAGCTATGATGCACAGGACCACTACCAAAGGCAGAGGATCCTCCAGAAGGAACGTGCAATA GAGGAGCGGCGAGTTGTGTTTATCGGCAAGATCCCCAGCAGGATGACACGGTCAGAGCTGCGGCACCGCTTCTCTGTCTTTGGGGACATTGAGGAGTGTACCCTGCATTTCCGCTCCGAGGG GGATAACTATGGCTTTGTCACCTACCGGTATGCTGAGGAAGCCTTTGCTGCCATTGAGAGTGGGCACAAGCTGCGGCGCCCAGATGAGCAGCCCTTCGACCTGTGCTTTGGTGGCCGCAGGCAGTTCTGCAGGAGGAACTATGCTGACTTGG ATTCAAACCGTGAGGATTTTGACCCAGCTCCTGTCAAGAGCAAGTTTGACTCCCTGGACTTTGACACTCTGCTGCGGCAGGCACAGCGCAGCCTGCGGAGGTAG